The genome window TCACCCAGGGATACTCAGCGCCGTATTTGTTTTCCCACTGTTCACAAAGCGGGGAATCCATTGCCAATGATGCAGGCGCCGGAATGTTTGCTTTTCGACATTCGAGCGCAAGCTGGCGACGGGAAAGCGGTGTATCTTCTGTGAAATCTTCCACCCACGGCAAAAGCTGAACCGCATCGAACCGCTGTTTCTCCAAGGTCTGGATACTTTTTTCCAGAGTCTGGAAATCGACAGTGATGCCCGCCTGTCCCCATTCAAAAGTTAGCGTCGATAATTCCTGCTCCTCCTCCGGCCAAAGGTGATTGTATTTTTCCCATAGCAGATAACAAAGCCGCGCATCTTCGAGTGCGTAATCTAACATTGCATTGTCTTCGAACAGATCCCCGGTGGTCTGACCGCACGCGTTGCTTCGCTGGGTTTTATCCACCTCGATTCCCAAAAGCTGTTTGCACGCGCCTTTCAGGTTTCGGGGTGCCTGAAGGTAAACCGCCATCGAGGCGGTGCATCGCCACCCGGCAGGTTGAAGCGGCGGAATGATCTTCTGTTCCTGAAGTCGTTTGAAAACCAGAGAGTCGAAGGCTGCGTTGTGAGCAAGCAGCAACGCACCGTTTAGTTTTTCCCAGGATTGGAAATCTTTGGGGTGGCCAACCCAGCGGAACAGAGTTCCGGGTGCAGGAGTGTCAGGTGTCGGGTGGCAGGTGTCAGAAGGCGGACGGCTCGGAGATCCGTCCCTACCATCAACAACCCCATAAACGGACATGAGATAGGCGTCAAATTTCGGATGGTGAACATAGCTCCACGCATCCATTTTTTTCAGGGAGTAGTCCTTGTCGTAGTAGGTTTCGAAGTCCACGGCCAAAGTGGCCGGGACAGTTATTTGTGATTGGTTATTGGTTATTTGGTTCATAAAGCCGGTTTTCACAGAAGGGAACTAAGGAAAGAAAGAGCCCCCGAAGCGCTGGAACGCGACAGGGGCGTCGCGTCTACAATCAGAGAAGCGTCGTGATGAATTCGATGAACTCATCGACATGCTTTCCGTGCTGACGCAGACGCGGGACATAAACCAGGTTGGTGCCGAGTTTTTCCCGGCGCACCTGAAGCGTCCATTTGCCTTTATGCAGCTCGGGCAGTCCGGTTTCTTTGTTGCGCAGTGCGAACCGGGCGGCGGTGTTGATCGCCTTCCCTGCCCGGCTGTAGGCCGAACCTTTCATGGTCCAAAGAGCCAGTTCGTAGGCTTTACCGTCCGGTCCCTGAATCGAGAACTCTTCGGCCAATTCAGCCGACGGTGCTTCGACCAGCACCAGCGCGGTGAGCATCGGGCGCCACGGCGGTTTCTCGTCGTTACGCCAATCGATCCAGCCCCCGCGCTCATGAACTTCATCGAGCGTGTCCACTGTTTCCGGGGTTTCGTCTGAATCATACGGCAGATTTTCCGAGAACTGCTTTTTGGCGTTCAGCACTGTGACATTGAGCGGCTCGCCCCAGGTCTTCGGATCGGTCGATGCCGCCAGAACAATGATGTCTTTGTTCAGCACAACCGCACCGGGATCGAAATCCTCGGAGAGCGGGCCAACGCTCTGGACGATGTTGATACGAGGAAGGCGGAAATCCGATTCCTCGTAATCGCCGGCAATGCCACCAATTCCGGGAAGATCTCCAGCCGCCTTCGCAGGAAGCTCCGGCGAGCCAACGGAGGTCGGAGGACAGAGGTCAGAGGTCGGAGACCCACCCCGCCCTTCGGGCACCCCTCCGCCGGAGGGGATCTTTGCGGGGACAGACAGGCTGGAAGCCTGTCCTACTTTCTCTGCGGGTTCGGACGAGGCAGGCGAGACGCCTGCGGTACTTTTTTCTTCTTTTTTGAACGATGTTGTTTTTGTGGTCATTTTTCTTTCTCCTTTAATTAGGGCGACCACGGGGGATCGCCCGTACTGTTATCTTTCTTTTGCTAGATAGGTGATGTCGGGGTCGGTCATGCAGAGTCCCTCTGCTGTCAGAAGCTGGTTGAGCTTCCGAATCGCTTTAGCCCCCTGCCCTCGTTCCTGAATGGATTTGACCGCTTTTTCCAGTGAAGTGACCGAGATCGAACAGGCGGGAAGGAACTGCTCCAGCGGCAACGGAAATTCCGTGCTAACTATTTCCCATACAGCGGCAAGATCCTTCAGTACACGCCGTCCGCTGCGGTGTTTGAGTTCGTAGCCGGGAATTTCCTGCCCGCTGCGCACCATTTCCAAGGCATGGGCTTTGACGGCATCGGCCCACTCGATCAGGACGGGTGCCAGGCGAAGAGCCAGCGCCATCTGGTCAGGCTCGGCGATCTGGAGCGGATCCATTACCGCCGGGAGTTCCAGCCGGTTCGGCAGCTTTTCGGCTACCATCATTGCCTTGGCTGTCAATGCCGGACAGGTGGCTTTGGCTCCGCAGTACTGGCAGTTGTCAGGATGCGGGCTGTACGGACTGTTCGGGTCTTCCGCCTTTTCGATCACGGTAGCGACGCGATCACGCATCCGGTCATAGTCAGCAGAGCGGGTGAAGGTGTGTTCTGTGCGCAGATCGCAACGCGGCTGCAGAAACACCACCTTGACCGAATCGACACCAAACAGGTCGAATACGCCAAGGGCGTATGCCCAGCCCTGAAGGTTGACCTCCGCATCATCGACCGGGACACGCCCCATTTTGTAATCAATGACGGTTGCGGTGTTCGTGCCGATGATAACGACATCGGCAGTGCCGAAAGTCAGCCCGCAGATATCGACCTGCAATTCGGTGTAGCGAATTGCTCCGGGGATTTCCGATTGCAGCTCGTCGACCGCATCCAGGCACTCACGCACCTGGGCGATTTGCTCAGGGTTGAGTCCATCGAGACGACCGGTTTCGGCCGCCCCGTGCATCATCGTTCCCTCATCAGCGGCCTCGGATGAACCGGGGCGATTTTGCCAATGGGCGCACAGCTCTTTGTTTTTCAGCGAGCTGGGGCCATGCTTTGCGTGGAGTTGATTTGTCATAAAAAACTCCTCAATCGCCTTTGAACATAAAGATGAACCAAGCCTGAGCACCCCGGAAGTAACAGGCACAGAAACAGGCAAAGAGCCCATCTCCAATCGATGTGTCCTGCACGACTGCAGCTGTGACCACAGCCCAAAGAAGTAGCTCAAAAATGATGATTGCCAACGCCAGCAAAATGCGGCGGGTGATCAGTTTTCCCGAAGAACGGGTGAGTTCCTCGCGGACCTCGTCGGTGATCTCTTTTTTCAGTTCGTTTTTGTCAATGGTTTCCATAGTTGAATCTTTCGTTATTGGTTATTTGGAATTGGTTATTGGGAGAGACAGGCTGGAAGCACTGTCCTACGTTGGTGGGCCGCGGGCTGGATGAGCTTTATTCATGATTCGCCCTCTTGCGCTTTAAGATCTTCGGAGCGGCGTTTGAGAAGCCGGTGGATGTCCCGGGCTGCGCCAAGCGCATCGCCGGAGAAAATGGCGTGAACATCGAAGTTGTATTCTAGCTCGCTGAGCTGGTGAAAAATGAAGGTAGCGCCGACCCGACCACGGGTAAAAATAGAATAATCGAAGAGCTCGATGTCCTCGCGGCAGGCTTCGACGACGTAGAATAGACGCGGGAATCCGACGGCATGGACGCGGCGGATTTTTTTCAGCTCACGAATCCAATTCTTCTGGATGGCCAGCGACTGAATCAGATCGGGCAGCGATTTGCGCTCGACGGCGAAAAAGTCCTGGTCGCCTTCGATGGCATAGTCGAACGTGCCGATGGTTCCGCGCACGGTGGCACAGTGTTCGAACGCCAACGGAGTCTGCTCTCTTGTATCGATTCGAATCAGCATGATGCACCGCCTGTGACAGGAGAGTTTTTAACCGCGAAAGAACGTGAATGGGCGCGAATTGAAGACGGTACGGATGAAGGATCACAGACAGGAGTGTCTGCGCCACAAGGAGACGGTGCGGATTCAAAGTTTTTGGACGGGTCGCCGGAATAGAAATCGAATTGAAATTCGTGCCAAAGATCAGCGATGGCGGCGGAGTCGCCTTCACGGGCTTTTTCGAGAAGCTGGATAAAACGGGGATCAACCACGGGACACCGCCTTCCCTCTGGCGAGATCAAGCACGTCAGTGCGACGTAACCGGAAGGCGTTGGGGTAAATTTCGATCTTGGTCAAGCGACCGGCTTTGATAATGCGCCAGAGCGTCGCTCTTGAGCACGGGATCAGCTCGCACGCCTCCCCCATTGTCAGGAACAAGGGCTCGTTGCTATCTGCGGGGAGTTCTTCTCCGCGAAGAATTTGTAAGGCCCGTTCTTTGGCTTCGTCGGTGGCAGCGAAGACCGCCTGAATGATTTGTTCGTCTGTCACTGTCATCTGATTTCCTCCAGTTGATGGAGAAAGCGTGACAGCAAATGAAAAAGCCCGCATGGAAGCGGGCTATGGAAAGGAAATGGAAAACGGGTGGAAACTTATAAAAGCCAGCTATATTTTCCCATTGCAGCATCAATGGTTTCAAATATTCGGTCGAAATCGCCAGGCGGAGCTCCCCTAAAAAGGTCTTCTTTAAACCGGTCACTGCTCCATGGCTTTTTTGGATACTGTCGGTTGTATGCGTCCCGTATTACTTCGACATCAAATTGGCGCTTGCCAGACCGGCGAACATGCTCCTGGATAAAACGGACTACCGCACGGCGTTTATGGGCCTTGGCTAAGTTAATTTCATACCCGTCGTCAAAAATGATTCGTTTGAAATCCAGAGTAATCTGGACATCTGGACTGGGAACGTAAATAGAGTCTTCAGCTCCATATAGAAATTCTGAAAACAGCTTTTTTCCGGGCACGGATGCCTTTAGGTGAAGGGGGTTGATTTCAGCAATGCGGAACAATGAAAGCAATGCACATTTTTTCTTTTTGAACAGCGGGAACAATTCCGGAAGATCCGAACTGGAGAACAGAACGAATGGGGATTCTTCTTCGATCAACAGTTTTTTTGCAGCCTGTTCGCAGGAAAAGGAGCTGCCGAAAAGCAGATACACGGGATATTGCAGGGTTGCTCCGGCGAGCCAACCGATACGGCATGGGAAACGGGAAATATCCAGATGTGATTCCGGAGTGATTTCAAGCTGCTGACAAAGCTGTTCAGCAAACCGATACACATCAAACCGGAGGAGGCAGGCATCATCGAATGAAAGAGCCTGCTTTTCGCAGTAGGAATCGGCTGGCGGAATAGAAACGATGTCCTGATCGGAATGCCAATGAATGCGGTGAGTCCCGTTGCATTTTTGACAGGGATGTGATTTGGGGCGTGACCCGGTCGGCTGCAACCAATGCTGCCGAAGCCGGTCGAACGACTCCGTGCCCAGAGTATCACGCAAGATGAAAGCGGGCGCAGACAGGGACGGGAAGGCTTCAAGCAGGGTTTTCAGCATCCTCAGCCTCCGGCTTATCCAGCACGTAGCCGTTCTGTTTCAAAAACCGTTCAATTAAAGGTGCGGCTCCATCGCGTTTAAAAAGGACACGTCCGGGCGGGCAAATACGAACAGAACGCTCTCCAATCTGAACACCGTCCACTTCGGCAAATTCCAGTTTAATGGTGGCCTGCCTGAGCTGTTGGATGGAATTCCAGAGAACACCGGATGATGCCAGAGCCTTTTCCCGCTCATCAAATGAGAGTAGCAGGTCATCCGACTTATGGGCAACCGTTTCGTTTTGGCTGTTGCCGACCGGATATTCAATGCGGAACAACCGGGCACCGTTAAGGCCGGGAATACCGCCGCAGTTTAAGGCCCCAGATTTCTTTTTGAGCAACGGCTTAAGGGTGTAAACATCGCCCGGCTGGAAGAAATCGAGGTCGCCAAATAGCGCTTCGCCAAATGCCAGCGCATACTGACGTTTGACTTTGGTTCCGTCCGCATGCACCTGAAGATCGTTGATTTCGGAATCGTAGATGACAATATCGTGCAGCTCTTTGTATCCGAATGAAGCGACACTTTCGCCGGTATCCTGATTGATCTGGGCTTCGCGTTTAAACGCATCGCCGCGCCGCACAACAAACCAGATTGCTCCGGCGCGTTTAAAATAGGTAATTTCCGCCCTCTTCCCCCGACGGTTCGCGTCAAACCAGAGACCCATGAGGGTTGTGAGTTTGGAGATCTGTTTTTTGGTGACCGTTTTGCGGGTTTCACCGAGCGGCCCGCGGAACACATCGGTTGCCTGAATATTTTCAACGCTGGTTTCAGCCAATACCCGTTTTACAAGGTCAGAATCTTTAAGCCATGCTTTAATTGAGCAGCCGATCGGACAGACGTGGGCTTCCTGCAAAGTAAAATCCGGATGCACCTTTTCAAATTCAGTCTGGAGCTGATCGGCACCGTCATTGGTTGCCATTGCATCAATGTAATAGAGTGCGTTGGCCAAATTACGGGGCAAGTCCTCGGGCAAACGAAACTGTTCAACAAGCTTTCGGCAATTGATGTCGCCATTTTTCAGGCGCGGGATTTTATATGCCGGATCGCTGGATAGCAGCGTCTCCAAGTCAGATTGCGAACCATCGCTGAGCGCGACCTCATTTGTAATATTCAAAAGCCTGAATGCCATCCCGTCTCCTTCTCAAATTTGTTTTGAGCCCCGCTCCATATTACGCCATGTGAAAAACTTCGGAAAGCGGCTGGAAGATCGGCATGTTGCTGGGATAGGTTTCCATGAGGTCAGCCATGTGATCCCACCATTTCTGAACGATCTCCAAATTTTTCAAATCATCCACCGTGTTATTATCGCTCAGTATCTGAATGGCGAACAGCGTGAGTGTCTCCTCATCAAAATAGATGGAGTAGTACAAAATTCCGGCATCGGAATGGGCTTTGACGAGTTCAGGCCAGACTTCACCGTGGCGCCTTTTATATTCATCCGCGCAGCCTGGCTTCAGCTTGAGTTTGAATGCATTGTGCTTCATTTATCTTCTTTCTGTTGGCTTACCCTCGCAAATAATCGGGGCACACCATCACGCAACTTGATCCGCAGAGATCTTTTTTTGAATGTTCAGTTGTTTCTGAATGTCGTGGATGCGTTCACGGGTAAGCGGGTAGAACTTGAAAATGACGGCCGCAAGAGCGAGACAGCTCATCGGAAAGAAGACCAGGATGTAGCGCAACCGTGTAATGGTTTCCGGCGTCATGGTTTCCGCGCCGGCGATATACCCTGCCTTTTTGAGCAGAACACCGAGTGCCACACCGATCACCGTAAAGGCCAGCTTAACGACAAAACCAAACGCCGCAGAAAACATACCTTCCCGGCGATAACCGAAAGCCAGCTCATCTTCGTCGCAGACATCGGCAATAAATGCGCCGTTGAGCAGCCAGCAACAGTTGAGTCCAAACCCGAGCATGGCGGCGGAGATTAACTGAAGGTATGGATAATCCGGATTCACCAGAATGAGATTCAACAAGTTGGCTGCAGCGGCTGTTAAAAGCCCGATAAGCAACACTTTCTTTTTGTCCAGCAACTGAGCCAGAACCGGCACAATGAACGAACTGATAAACATAGTGACAGCCAGCGTGCTGCCAAACAGCCCAAACAGAGTTGCTCCGGCTACCTTGTCACCGCCATGCACATAGAAAATATTCAGATATTGCATCAAGGGATTCACAAAAAAGTTTCCGGTAATCACCAACAGAATCATCCCGAGCAACAATGCAAAAGATTTGTTTTTTGAGACCAACTTCACCGAAGACCACAATCCGATTTTTTCCTGACTTGCGGATTTCACCCGCTCTTTCACAAAAAAGGAGACAGGCATAATAGCAATCAAAATAAACAGCGCACAGGCCCAGGCCACATAGCGGGAACCGAGCACCTCAGCCTTGACCGAACCATCCGCGGCCATTTTGGAAAAGATCATAAGCGGTTTTTGAAACCACGCCACATGCTGCTGCTCCAGCAGTCCACGGGAGTAGTTTCCGACCACAAGACAGAGACTAAAAATCCACGGAAGTGCAAATGCCGACAACGAGTTAAAAATACAGCGGTACTTCTGGATATAGGCCCTTTCATCATAATCATCGGTCAGCTCCAGGCCGAGCGCGGTATAGGGAACAGAATAAACAGTGTAGGCCAGATAAAAAAGGATACAGGCAACTGTTGCGTAGGCAAACATCGACCGCTGCCCCATATGGGGTGACGCCATATAGGTCAGCCCGAAAATCAGCGCCATCAGAATGCCGCCCCACAGAATGAACGGCCGCCGGCGTCCGAAACGGCTGCGGCAGTTGTCGGACATGTTTCCAACCACCGGGTCAGAAATCATGTCAAAAAAGCGGGGAATTGTCATCGCCCAGCCAATCAACACCGAATCGAGACCGAGGCCTATATTGTACACCGGCATGAACATGCCGTTGAGCCCGTTGACTGCAATCTGTTCGCTGAACCCGCCAAGCCCCCACGAGAGCTTTTCCTTCATCGGGACTTTCTTACTGACTGTTTCCATTCTGAACCTCGGGATTCCTTTCAATTCACAGGTTGCTCAAAGGGAAAAGCAGGAAGCCCGGCCCCATTGACCAGCGGGCAATCGGGATAGTTTGCGTAGGCGTAGCGCAGGTGCGTGACAGCCTGCCCGGCCAGATCAATCGCCACCGTATCAGCTCCCGTGATTCTCCCGGACAGCGCGATGGAGGTTCCGTCTTCAAGCAGACCGCTAAAACCGCCGAAGTCGCCGTTCAATTTCAGACCGTCCCCGCAGTTGAAAAACGTAACCGCGACTTTTGCCCCCTTCTTTTTGAGCACCTTGACGCGCGGCCCCTCGCAGATGACATCGGTTTTGCCGTAGGTTTTATTCAGCGCACACAGCGCGAGCCGCCGTCCGACCTCCTGCTTGTTTTTCGGATGAATATTTTCCTTCATGCCGATATCCATAGCCGTTGCCATTGCCGTATGAGGGAATTGAAGGATTTCTTCCTGAGCAAGACGGAAGCGCGCCCATACCTCTGGAGGGACATTTGTCGGCTTAGGTTTCAACTGGTTTTCAAAGCCAGCCAACTGGACATGATAGAACGGCATATCAGGGTTCTTGAATTTTGTCCGCATCATGTTCATATAATCGCGGTACCAAGTGACGTATTCATCCGGAGTTCCAACGTTCGCTTCGCCCTGATACCATATTGTTCCACGAACAGAATACGGAGCTACCGGCGCGACCATCGCATTATAGCAACGGGAGGAAATCCCCTGCTCACGCAGTTTTTTCGCATTCAGGAACGTTTGATCTTTTTGATAAATCAACTCATTTGCCGGTGTGTGCCTGACTGTTTCCGCATCCATAAATGTGGCGATCACCGCACCGCCGTAGGAAATATCAACCAGCCCGATCGGCACATTCAGATCCTGATGAAGCTTGCGCCCGAAAAAATAGCCGGTGGCAGTACTATTCCCCACGGATTGCGGCGAACAGACCGTCCAGTTGGCATCGACATCCTCCTGCGGTTCCTCATGGCCGATAGCCGGCGTTGTAAAAAAGCGGATGCCGGGAAAATCCGCGTTGCTCATTTCCTTTCCGGCATTGGTCACACCGCGAACCGTCATGCGCATATTCGACTGCCCCGCGCAGAGCCAGACTTCTCCAACGAGTACGTTGGAGAAGTTTAGAGTTTCGAGTTCAGAGTTTCGAGTTGAGGAAACCGTCATTCTCCGAGGGTTGGAAGAAACAGACATCGGATCGAGCGTTACCTGCCACGTGCCCTCGTCATTCGTTTTCGCGGTTTTCTTTTGCCCGGCGAACTCAACGGTTATCGCATCGCCCGGCTCCGCCCGGCCCCAGACCTGAACCGGTGCATCGGCCTGCAACACCATGCCGTCGGAGAAGATTCCAGGCAGCCGCACCCCGGCAGCAGCCTCGGCGGGTGCCGCCGTTACGGCCCAACCATCCGTCAAAAACTGCGTGAGTCCGGTCACCTTATTCAAATCGACCAACCGCAGGCGCAGGCCGATCGTCTTGCCGACATCGTCCGGCTGCGTCGTGTAGCTGAAGCGGTAGTCCTTCAGCTGTTTTTGAGGCAGTTCGCCAAAATTGAATGCAGGTGTCACCATCGAAGCCGGCCTCTTCCCGCCAATCAAAAAACCGGAAAACTCCTTAATGATCTCAAGATCCCGGGCGGAAGCCGGCTTGCCGTAGCGCCACCCGAATTTTCCGGAAAAGGTATAGGTTACGCCGGCGTCCGTCACGGTCCCCAGCGATACGTCCATGCCGCCGAACTGCTTCGCTTTGCCATTCGTTTCCTTACGCTTCAAGTTCAGCGCGGCAAACCCGTCCCCTTCAACCCCGGCGAGCGAGCCATCAGTAACAATGCCCGGAGTGGTGACACCGAACTGCGGGCCGAACGAACCCTTGGCATACGGGTTCGAGAAATCCGAATTGAACCCTTCAGACCAGACTGCATTGTCAGGAGCTGACACGACTTCGGTTTCATTCGGAGAAACATCAACACTCCAGCTCACAGTTTGCTGGATTTTCGGCCGAAGTTCGGAGGAAGTTGCTAAAGGTCCAATGACCAGCTCACACGGCGGAATGGTTGCCAGGTTGATTTCATGGGGAATCTCGCCGCCCTTCCAGCCAAAGAGCACCCTAACGGTCTCGTCGTTAGGAATCACATCCCACTGCACCAGCACACTGCCGTCCGGATTATTTTCAACGTGCACCCATTCTCCGCCATCCACAACGAGCGCATGAGTTTTGCGCGGCTGATTGTCCTGATCGAGCAGCTGCAGGCAACGACTGCCCGCCTTTTCCGTTTTGATTACCGCCTCAGGAAGACGCAGATTTTGCGGACGATCAGGTGCATTTTTTACAGCCTGACGGGTACGGTTGAGTTGAGGATCTCCTGAATAGTTTTCATTGCGGACCGGAACGAGCGCATCGGTTTCTTTCAGGAACGAATCGATCAGTCGGTCGAGCTCTTTCACCCTTTCGGGGAAATAAGCCGCCAGATTGATTGCTTCGGACGGATCTCTTTTCAGGTCGAAGAGTTCGTACGCATGGGATGCCGCATTATCACCGGCATAATAATAGCGAATCAGTTTATAATCCCCGGCTCGCACACTGGTTGAGGGCGCACAGAGAACCCCCATGTAATGCGGAAAATGAGTAAAAATCGGCTGATGCGCCATCATCTGACCTTTCAGTAGCGGCACAATACTCTGGCCGTCCAGAAGAACGTCTTTCGAAGGTTTGGTGCCAACCATTTCCAGCACGGTCGGATAAATGTCGATCGACTGAACCGACGTACTGCAAACCGAACCAGGCCGAGTGACACCGGGCCAACGCACAATCCATGGCTCCCGAACCCCGCCTTCATAGGTATTGGCTTTACCGCCGCGCAGCGGACGATTCGAAGTCCACGGATTGCCGTTTACATCGTTGTGGATCACGCCTCCGTTGTCAGAGGTCACAATGACGACTGTGTTCTCTTTCAGTGTACGGTTTTCCGGTTTGTCGAGCCAGTCGAGCAGCATGCCGATACTGTTATCCATACTGTCGAGCATGGTCGCCATTTCCGGACAGCGTTGGGGGTTCTCCGGATCACGCCGCTCATTATATTTCGGAAGCAGATCCTTCTTGGCAATCACCGGTCCATGCACCGCATAGTGCCAGAAATTCAGATAGAACGGTTTCCCGGAACCTTTCACCGAGTCCATCCATTTGATGGACTCTTCCGCCAGCCGCTCATTGAGGTATTCGCCTTCCGGTCCCGGTTTCAGATTTCTGATCCCACCCTGCCGACTTTTTTTATTTCCGGTATAAGGCGAATAATAATCGGGCGGCCCCGGAAGATGCCCGCCCCCGATGACATAATCAAAACCCTGATTTTCAGCGTTATAGGTTGAGTCACCACCGTTCCAGCCCGGGTTTGATGACGTCAAATGCCATTTCCCGATATGCGCCGTGTTGTAGCCCTCTTCCTTAAGCGCCTCCGCCAATGTAAAGACCTCAAGCGGCATATGGTTTTTGTTCTGCACCAGTCCGCAATATTCATTCCCTTTGGGAGGCAGGGCCTGCGGTTCCGGCACATCCTTGGGCGTAATCGCCTGAGTCATCCGCAGTCGGGCCGGATACTGACCGGACATGATGCTTGCCCGTGTTGGAGAACACAAAGGAGCCGCCGCATACGCATCCGTAAACAACATTCCTTCTTTTGCAAGTCGGGTCAGGTTCGGCGTCTGGTAAAATTCTGACCCATAGGTTGAACTGTCCGCCCAGCCCATATCATCGATCAGAATCATAATAATATTCGGAGCGGCAGCGGTTGATTCGGCAAAGAGCCAACCGAGCACCGCCAACAGTAAAACAGTTTTGATTTGTCTCACAGAAACCTCCTTTAAGTGTATATGATCATTCCGCAATCAACAGCATAGCGCGAATACCTCCTATCGGAAGTGCGACAGGGAGTGTTTCAGTTCGAATTTCCCCTGTTGAAGGATCCAACACCTGCACGGATTCTGCCCCACCATTCACGTTGACTGAAATTGCTTCCTGTTTGCGGTTGACGAGCAGATAAACGAGCCTGCCATCCTTATGAAAACGCCCAACGGTTAATTGTTCCGTACCGGGACTGAACGTCAGATCAAACTCTGACGAGTACGATGCGGTAATGGTTGAAGCGAGTTCGCCTACCGGCGACACCCGTTTATTCTTTAACGTAGCCTGTAGCGCTAAATCATTCTCGGCGTGTTCGGCACCACGGGGAATCTGGTCGACCCAGATTACTTTCCCTCCCGACAGTTCAAACCGTTTGAGCTGTTCACCAACAGCAAGAGGAAGAAACTCAAGTTGCGGCATAACCAGAGTGTGATAAGAACCGGATCCGATGATTATTCGTCCATCCGCGATGTCCGCCGCTGCCACTCCTTCCGGATGGACAATCATATATTCCATGTCGCCGTCCAGCAGCGCTTTTTCGGTTTGGTCCCAGGCATGCTGTCTCACGGTGTATTGATCACGAATCTGCGGCCAGAATTTGTCGGAGGCGAGCAGATCTGCCTGAAACATGGCAATCGGATAATAGAGCCCCACCCCGGCCTCACGCCGTGCACCGCGCAGCACCTGAGTTATGCGCCCGGTGTATTCATTGAGAAAGCGATACTCCGCTTTTGTGTAGCCTTTGGCGCTGGTATCCCGGCCTTTTGCATCCTTTTTCTTTTTCGGATCGAGCGGCAGATAAGAGGTAAACATGTTCACACCGTGAAATGCGGCCATATTCACCGAATTGATCAGCAGCGGAAGATCCGGAGAAAGTCGCTTCAATCCATATCCGCCGATGATCGGATCGAGCAGCATGAGAGTCATGTCTCTCTCCTTCCAGGCGGCGACAGAACTGAAAAAGCGGCTCTGCTGATATTCGAATGTTTCGAACTGATCGGGATTTGGAATGGGTATATCAAGTGCGGGCACATCAAATTCGGAAACAAACTTCATCATATCACCATAACCCTGCACATGCATGGAGAGATATTCATTGAGCAGGAAATGACCGCTCGACTTGATTCCCCTCGCATTGCACCACTGCCGAATCTGCTTCGAAAAACTGTCCGTCAGCAGCGCGGCAACCGCCTGGCGAAAATGAATGCGCGCCCGGCGGGCATTGTCATCGCCGCCCTCAAACAGATGCGGCAGAACCGAATAGAGATCATACCCGTGCATCTCCTTAAACCGCGCCGGCAGTTTATCGGTCCACGGCACACAGGCATACGGCGCATCATAGGCGCGCGTCCAATGGGTCTGCATCAGGTTGGGTTCATTGCAGTAGAAACCTTCTACCTTTTGGGACGGGTCCGTAATTTGAGCCAAAATCGGCTCGTGCATATGGGCGATAAAGCGCGCTA of Tichowtungia aerotolerans contains these proteins:
- a CDS encoding sulfatase-like hydrolase/transferase, coding for MRQIKTVLLLAVLGWLFAESTAAAPNIIMILIDDMGWADSSTYGSEFYQTPNLTRLAKEGMLFTDAYAAAPLCSPTRASIMSGQYPARLRMTQAITPKDVPEPQALPPKGNEYCGLVQNKNHMPLEVFTLAEALKEEGYNTAHIGKWHLTSSNPGWNGGDSTYNAENQGFDYVIGGGHLPGPPDYYSPYTGNKKSRQGGIRNLKPGPEGEYLNERLAEESIKWMDSVKGSGKPFYLNFWHYAVHGPVIAKKDLLPKYNERRDPENPQRCPEMATMLDSMDNSIGMLLDWLDKPENRTLKENTVVIVTSDNGGVIHNDVNGNPWTSNRPLRGGKANTYEGGVREPWIVRWPGVTRPGSVCSTSVQSIDIYPTVLEMVGTKPSKDVLLDGQSIVPLLKGQMMAHQPIFTHFPHYMGVLCAPSTSVRAGDYKLIRYYYAGDNAASHAYELFDLKRDPSEAINLAAYFPERVKELDRLIDSFLKETDALVPVRNENYSGDPQLNRTRQAVKNAPDRPQNLRLPEAVIKTEKAGSRCLQLLDQDNQPRKTHALVVDGGEWVHVENNPDGSVLVQWDVIPNDETVRVLFGWKGGEIPHEINLATIPPCELVIGPLATSSELRPKIQQTVSWSVDVSPNETEVVSAPDNAVWSEGFNSDFSNPYAKGSFGPQFGVTTPGIVTDGSLAGVEGDGFAALNLKRKETNGKAKQFGGMDVSLGTVTDAGVTYTFSGKFGWRYGKPASARDLEIIKEFSGFLIGGKRPASMVTPAFNFGELPQKQLKDYRFSYTTQPDDVGKTIGLRLRLVDLNKVTGLTQFLTDGWAVTAAPAEAAAGVRLPGIFSDGMVLQADAPVQVWGRAEPGDAITVEFAGQKKTAKTNDEGTWQVTLDPMSVSSNPRRMTVSSTRNSELETLNFSNVLVGEVWLCAGQSNMRMTVRGVTNAGKEMSNADFPGIRFFTTPAIGHEEPQEDVDANWTVCSPQSVGNSTATGYFFGRKLHQDLNVPIGLVDISYGGAVIATFMDAETVRHTPANELIYQKDQTFLNAKKLREQGISSRCYNAMVAPVAPYSVRGTIWYQGEANVGTPDEYVTWYRDYMNMMRTKFKNPDMPFYHVQLAGFENQLKPKPTNVPPEVWARFRLAQEEILQFPHTAMATAMDIGMKENIHPKNKQEVGRRLALCALNKTYGKTDVICEGPRVKVLKKKGAKVAVTFFNCGDGLKLNGDFGGFSGLLEDGTSIALSGRITGADTVAIDLAGQAVTHLRYAYANYPDCPLVNGAGLPAFPFEQPVN